The sequence AAAAAAAACACTATTTTGAATAGTTTTAGTggaattaaaaacaaaaaacatatttttttaaaattaaaattaaacaattttttaaacaattattttttttatgttataCTATACTCttttattgtttaattttaaacatttcaCTATAAttccaaaaaattaaaatcaacttTTCTTAAAAAAGTTAAGTACCATGATTAATACAATTTGAAAACGTCATCCTATCATATATCCAATATGATAAAAGACGTGTTATTTATgtataatttgtttataaaagcgaacatctatttttaaaataataaagtaataaaaGTTAGGGTTAGTATAAGAAATTAGCTGAGATAAGAATATAACATCGCAGAGCTTAAACTTGACCCAAGTAGTACAACAAAACATTAAgttacatttataaattgatATTTGTTTAAGATTCATTTTTCTGTCAGTGCACTAATCGATTTTCCCTTTTCCAGGAAAGTGGTGGGGCTCCAAGGAGCAGCAGCCCATTATCGCCCTTCATGGGTGGCAGGACAACTGCGGCAGCTTCGACCGGCTGTGCCCCCTGCTACCGGCGGACACCTCCGTCCTGGCCATCGACCTGCCCGGCCACGGGAAGTCCTCGCACTATCCGCAGGGCATGCAGTACTTCATCTTCTGGGATGGCATTTGCCTGATCCGCCGCATAGTGCGCAAGTACAACTGGAAGAACGTCAGCCTGCTGGGCCATTCGCTGGGCGGAGCTCTGACCTTCATGTACGCGGCCAGCTTCCCCACCGAGGTGGACAAGCTGATCAACATCGATATTGCGGGTCCCACGGTGCGAAGCACTCAGAGAATGGCGCAGGGCACGGGCAAGGCGCTGGACAAGTTCTTGGACTATGAGTCACTGCCGGAGAGCAAGCAGCCCTGTTACTCATACGACGAGATGATCAAGCTGGTGCTGGATGCCTACGATGGCTCTGTGGATGAGCCCTCCGTGCGGGTCCTGATGAACCGGGGAATGCGGCACAATCCCAGCAAAGATGGCTATCTGTTTGCCCGGGATCTGCGGCTGAAGGTCAGCCTGCTGGGCATGTTCACCGCGGAGCAGACGTTGGCCTACGCCCGCCAGATTCGCTGCCAGGTTCTCAACATTCGGGGAACTCCCGGCATGAAGTTCGAGACGCCACAGGTCTATGCGGATGTGATTGCCGCGCTGAGGGAAAACGCCTGCAAAGTGGTGTACGTCGAGGTGCCCGGCACCCACCATCTTCATCTGGTCACCCCGGAGCGGGTGGCGCCTCATATCAATCAATTTCTGAAGGAAGCGTGAGATTCTATCGAGGGTTGAGTAGGAAATTACTTAAGTAGAAGGCTAGATAGAGAATACTGTGTGTATATAGTTAGTATATTTCATCCCATATGTGATGTGTCAGTGAACAAAGGTATGTGCCCGCTCTGCGTGGATCTAAATGATATGGTAATTAATAAACACAAATTTTTGACCAAACTAAGTACTGACTTTTCGTCACAACCAACAGCTTTTGCCACTTGGACTTTGATCGGCGAGAAAGCTGTCTGGCACTGTGCCATCAAACAATCTTTTTATGACTACTATTCTCTTTCGAGCAAGTCattattaaaatgaaatttgcACCACCAAGGCAAACATTTTTACTTGAGTGTTTGGCCAGTCATCATTAGAATTCACTATAATACAAGCCCCTTTTATGGCCATAAAATATATGCCAGATAGTGGTTTTATTACTAGAGAACTATGTGATATCCCGTTTTGATTTGTTTCTTATCTTCTGTTCGGACTCAGACTGTTTCTGAACCTTGGAATGGGCATTTAGATGTTTCAACATTCAATCTGGTTTCGTTTGTTAAAATCCTATCAAAAACTTGGGATCGTCGAGACTTTTTTTATCTGATTATAAGGTGTTTTTTGAAGAGGTTTTATCCGGAAGGTGTTAGGGTCCGGAAAGGTTATACCTAAAAAGTATATTTGCGTCAGCTAGATAAGCATATGAGGACCTAGAGGACTATATGAGGACATATGTATCTTTTTGGAGCGGATATTACAGCTTGAGTTTTTCTATATCTTAATTGTTAATATGTGTAGTTTTACTAGACACATGAGTAAGGTCTTTATTATTGGGGGTGTATTTGACTCAGTCAAAATCGATTTATCGCCAAAAGGTATATTGCAAACATAATAAATCACGTATAGATAAGCTATCGCACTTTTCGATGCAATTACTGTCTCATTTTTATGATCATAGGGATAACATGAGTTTGCTAACAACCACTTATTAAGCACACACATGAAAGTGTTGGCATTGTTTGTCTGATGTTTTGAACaattaa is a genomic window of Drosophila suzukii chromosome 2L, CBGP_Dsuzu_IsoJpt1.0, whole genome shotgun sequence containing:
- the kraken gene encoding probable serine hydrolase, producing MGQTRVATTPTAQSAEATLSPDTNGLEEEAPQLLGEDSWEEFSIDVPWGTVEGKWWGSKEQQPIIALHGWQDNCGSFDRLCPLLPADTSVLAIDLPGHGKSSHYPQGMQYFIFWDGICLIRRIVRKYNWKNVSLLGHSLGGALTFMYAASFPTEVDKLINIDIAGPTVRSTQRMAQGTGKALDKFLDYESLPESKQPCYSYDEMIKLVLDAYDGSVDEPSVRVLMNRGMRHNPSKDGYLFARDLRLKVSLLGMFTAEQTLAYARQIRCQVLNIRGTPGMKFETPQVYADVIAALRENACKVVYVEVPGTHHLHLVTPERVAPHINQFLKEA